The Streptomyces sp. JB150 genomic interval GAAGACCTGGCGCAGGTGCTCGACGGCGCGCAGGCCGCCGGAGATGCCGCCGTAGGAGACGAGCGCGACGGGCTTGGCGCGCCATTCGGTGACGTGCCAGTCGATGAGGTTCTTCAGGGCGGCGGGGAAGGAGTGGTTGTACTCGGGGGTGAGGATCACGAAGGCGTCCGCCGCGTCGAGCCGGGCACCGACCGGGCCGGCGTCGGCGTGCGGGCCGGGTTCCATGGTCGTGGGCAGGGTGACGTCCGCGACGTCGACGACGTCGGCGACCAGGTCGTCCCGCTCGCGGATGCGCTCCAGCAGCCAGTCGGCGACGACGGGGCCGAAGCGGCCGTGGCGGTTGCTGCCGAGGACGACGGTCACCTTCAGGGGCGGCTCGGGCGGCTCGGGCGACTCATGGGTCCCGGTGGCCGCGGTGGTCGCTGCGGTCGCTGCGGTCGCCGCGGTCAGGGTGCGGGCGGTTGCGTTCTCCATGCCGCACAGGCTCGTACCTCGACCTTGGTTGAGGTCAAGTCCGTCCGGTCCGCAGGCCCGGTCACCCGTTCACACGTTTCCCGTGCACCCTTCGGGTCGTCTTGCCGCACGCCCCGCCGCGCGCCGGTGACCTGCCGAAACGAGCCGTGGAGCGAGGGCGCGCCGGCCGGCCGCTGCACCCGTTCACCGTATTTCTGACGCTCCATCAGCAAGCGCGCTCGCGCCGCTGCCACTTACCTCGGAAGTGCACGGCACCCGACAGCTCCACTCCACCGAGGGGGAACCCCGATGCGCCGTATCGCCCGGCTGCTGACCGGCACCGCGCTCGCCGTCGCCGCCGTGGGCCCGCTCGCCGCGCCCGCGTACGCCGGCGACTCCGGCGGCCTGGAGGTGTACCCGTCCTCGGTGGTGCCGGGCGGCTCGGTCAGCGTGAACACCACGGCGTGCGGGGCCGACGACGCCGCCGTGGGCGACGCCAGCGCCGTGGGCTCCGGGCACTTCACGCTGGCGCCCAGCACCCACGAGGGCAACGCGATCGGCCAGTTCCGGGTGCCGCCCAGCGCGCAGCCGGGGACGTACGAGATCGTCGCGCGGTGCGCCGGGGACGGCCGGGAGGTCCGGGGCGACCTGGTGGTCACGCTGACCTCGGCCCAGCCGGTGCATCCCCGGGGAAGTGTGAAGACGGGGGTCGGCGGCGCACTGGGCCCCGACCCCGTGCAGACCGCGGCCGGCGTGGCGGCTCTGGCCGTCGCCGCCGCGGGCGGTACCTGGCTCCTGCATCGCCGGGCGAGAGGCGACGGGATCTGACGGGCACCCTCCGCTGTCCGTCCGCCGGTACCGCAACGCCCCTCCCCCTCCGGGTCCGACGCCCCTCGCGGCCCGGAGGGGGTACGGGCCCGGCCATCCGTTCCCTCCGGTCCCCACCGGTGCCGGCAGTGCCACCGGTGCACCGGTCCCGTCGGCCCAGGGAGGCTTCCATGCGCAGGCACGGCAACACCGCCATAGCCGCCGTCACCGCCGTCTCCCTGTGCTCCGGCGCCTGGCTGCTGAGCAACGGCGCCGCCTCGCACGCCCCGCCGCAGCCCTCGGCCGCCGAGGCGCACGCCGACCCGGCCGCGGAGCGCCCGGCCGCCCCGGCGCTGCCGCCGTCCCCGCCGGACCGCGTCCGCATCCCCGCGATCCGGGTGAACGCCCCGCTGACGGGCCTGGGCCTGACCCGGACCGGCAGCCTGGACGTCCCGCCGGCCGACAAGCCGAACCTCGCCGGCTGGTACGAGGCCGGCACCACGCCCGGTGAGCGCGGCACCGCGATCGTCGCCGGGCACGTCGACAACGCCGACGGGCCCGCCGTCTTCTACGGCCTCGGCGCCCTCAAGCGGGGCGACACCATCGAGATCGACCGGCGGGACGGCTCCGTCGCGGTCTTCACGGT includes:
- a CDS encoding class F sortase, with the protein product MRRHGNTAIAAVTAVSLCSGAWLLSNGAASHAPPQPSAAEAHADPAAERPAAPALPPSPPDRVRIPAIRVNAPLTGLGLTRTGSLDVPPADKPNLAGWYEAGTTPGERGTAIVAGHVDNADGPAVFYGLGALKRGDTIEIDRRDGSVAVFTVDAVEVYQAADFPDEKVYGPARRPELRVITCGGGYSRATGYQGNVVVFARLTGSR
- a CDS encoding NAD(P)H-dependent oxidoreductase, encoding MENATARTLTAATAATAATTAATGTHESPEPPEPPLKVTVVLGSNRHGRFGPVVADWLLERIRERDDLVADVVDVADVTLPTTMEPGPHADAGPVGARLDAADAFVILTPEYNHSFPAALKNLIDWHVTEWRAKPVALVSYGGISGGLRAVEHLRQVFAELHAVTVRDTVSFSHAAGAFTPDGRLKDPAAPEAAARTMLDQLVWWGHSLREAKRRRPYGS